The following is a genomic window from Fusarium oxysporum Fo47 chromosome IV, complete sequence.
CACACCAAAGCGGTTCTCGATCTCGACTACGGTGGTCCGAAAGGTCATACGCTGCTTGCGTCTTGCAGTTCCGATTTAACTATCAAGCTATGGGATCCTTCGAACGAGTACCAAAATATTCGCACACTACCCGGTCACGACCATAGTGTGAGCGCAGTCCGATTTATACCCTCCGGAGCTCCTGGGGCGCCGTTATCTGGAAATCTGCTCGCGAGCGCTAGTCGAGATGTTACAGTGAGGATATGGGATGTCACGACAGGGTATTGCGTCAAGACGATAAGAGGGCATGTCGACTGGATTCGTGATGTCGCTCCGTCGCTGGATGGAAAATACCTGCTATCGACTGGTAACGATCGAACAGTGAGACTCTGGGATATTTCAGTACCAAATCCTGAAGCCAAGCTCGTCATGATTGGGCACGAGCATTTCGTCGAATGCTGTACCTTTGCGCCACCAGCAGCATACTCGCACTTGGCTACTCTCGCCGGAGTAAAGAAGGCGCCTCCAGCAAGCAGCACGGCGGAGTTTATGGCGACCGGTGGCAGAGATAAGACGATCAAGTTGTGGGATGGCCGAGGAACCTGTATCAAGACCCTGGTAGGTCATGACAACTGGGTTCGAGGCCTCGTGTTCCATCCAAGCGGCAAATTCCTTCTCTCCGTATCCGATGACAAGACGATTCGATGCTGGGATCTGAGCCAAGAAGGAAAGTGTGTCAAGACCGTTGAAGGAGCCCACGAACATTTCATTACAAGTCTGAGATGGGCGCCGCCTATTATCAAGGACAAGGGTCCGACTGAGGAGGCCAATGGTGATGTGGGCACTCCCAAGAAAGCGGCGGCGGCACCTCAAGATGTGCAGATCCGCTGTGTCATTGCTACAGGAAGTGTAGATATGTCTCTTCGAATCTTTTCGCGGTAGTTGGATACAGCATATCTGAGTATTGGACATAAACTAGAGGAAGCTGCTCACGATGACCCCGTGGCCCAGCGACGTGCCAAAGCGCACGATGCCGATGCAGGTCGCCCGCGACATGCCTCAGCCCCCAACAGAGATTCCCTTCTATCGAACGGCCGGAAACATCCCATCCCAATCCGTCTCGACTTTTTAAACGGTTCAGAAAGGCGTATTTCTTTTCGCCAGGAACCGGCACTCCCATCTATCAAATCATAACCATATTTATAACAAAACAACAAACCAAGACAAACCTCCTTTCTACCGATGGTCCCACCCGTCAAAATGCGTCTGGTGCATGGGGATTTTACGAATAATGTTTGATACCCAAGCGATATTAGGTACGGACAGTTGATCTGATGATTTGCTGTTTGGAGGGAGGATGAGTGAGTGAGGGGACGGGGGTTGGGATGGAAAACTTTTGGGGAAAAAAGCAGGCATAGACGTTAGGGGCATCATAGAACGGAAATTTTAcgtatttattttaattattgAGCGAGTTAAGAGTCTGTGCTGTACCAAAAAGCTATGTGATGTGATTGACAAAGCATGAGCAAGTcagagttgttgatga
Proteins encoded in this region:
- a CDS encoding WD40-repeat-containing domain protein gives rise to the protein MSRTLTSRQAEELHKSIIAYLAANNLQESANAMRTELSLGEDAFDTATAKKYETLLEKKWTSVVRLQKKIMDLEAQNQALQTELNSATPTSLSNRRGDPSSWLPAGPPRHVLQSHRTPINCVAFHPIFSSIASGDEDATIKIWDWEFGELERTVKGHTKAVLDLDYGGPKGHTLLASCSSDLTIKLWDPSNEYQNIRTLPGHDHSVSAVRFIPSGAPGAPLSGNLLASASRDVTVRIWDVTTGYCVKTIRGHVDWIRDVAPSLDGKYLLSTGNDRTVRLWDISVPNPEAKLVMIGHEHFVECCTFAPPAAYSHLATLAGVKKAPPASSTAEFMATGGRDKTIKLWDGRGTCIKTLVGHDNWVRGLVFHPSGKFLLSVSDDKTIRCWDLSQEGKCVKTVEGAHEHFITSLRWAPPIIKDKGPTEEANGDVGTPKKAAAAPQDVQIRCVIATGSRKLLTMTPWPSDVPKRTMPMQVARDMPQPPTEIPFYRTAGNIPSQSVSTF